In the genome of Candidatus Oleimmundimicrobium sp., the window AATTTACGAACTGGTTGGAAACTGGGCCATCATTATCTCACCAATAAGAGACTGTTCTTTTCTCAAGCCATGAGGGTTGTATTTGAAACACCCCTTGCGTGTATAACAGATGTCACAGCAGAGGAAAGAGCCTTTGTACTCGGGAGAAAGAATGTTATTTGTATATCGTACCGGCGCCCCAAAGTTGAAGGAACATCAAAGGCCCGCATTATAATGGCCAGCTTAGAAACTTGGAGGAAAAAGATTTATGAGATGATAGTACCTCCCATCAATGAGGAAACTGTAAATGAAGTGACTGAGGAGCTTGATTCGGTAGATCAAGAAATACTTTGGTATCTTTGGCAGAATGGACATGGCACTATCAATGAGTTAGCTGAGCTTGTGTCAGCTCCCACCCATATGGATATTTTACTTAGAATAAGAGAAGTTATCAATCCTACTGCCGAAAGGATAATTGGTAATCCTATACTGTCATTTGAAAAATCAAAGATTGATTCTGAGACCGGAGAAAAGATTTTGTTTAGCTGGTGGCTAATAGGTCGAGAGCAGTTGGGGGAGAGGAGAAAGGAAGTACTTCTAGACATTTTTGACGAAGGAGATTACATAGATGTTGTTATGGAATTGTTGGGTGTTCAAGAAGAGGACATTCTCTTGAAGATGGAAAAGGACAAGCTCACCGTATTCGCTAACACCCCCAATAATGAATATCGCGAAGAAATTTTACTTCCGAGAGAAATCGATGCTGAAAATCTCACCAAAAAATATAACAATAACATACTAAAGATCAGATTGAAAAAGTTAAGGGGCCGTGGTTTAAAAACTGCAGGTCAAGATGAGCGAGAAAGACAATAAAATGATGGGAGAGCCCGGCTCAGAAATAAGTTGTCCTCTATTTTTAAGTGAGGAAGAAATTATAGAGAGGTTAACCAGCGAAATCAATGAAGCGGCGAGCGTTGAAGAGAAAGCAGCTAAAGCTCAAGATTTGATGGATGAGATTGAAGTGTTTTTATCGTGCGAGGAATACGATGACAAAAACGTGGGTTGTAAGAATTGTCGCGTTATCTCAGAGCTACGAAAGAAGGCTGCCGAGTTGGTTGTGAAGGCTCGTAAGTTGCCACATAAATAAAGCGCAATTTCAGTTGCTCATCACTCGGAGAT includes:
- a CDS encoding Hsp20/alpha crystallin family protein encodes the protein MRRSRKPPLTEGEQVILCEQGGYLSNLRTGWKLGHHYLTNKRLFFSQAMRVVFETPLACITDVTAEERAFVLGRKNVICISYRRPKVEGTSKARIIMASLETWRKKIYEMIVPPINEETVNEVTEELDSVDQEILWYLWQNGHGTINELAELVSAPTHMDILLRIREVINPTAERIIGNPILSFEKSKIDSETGEKILFSWWLIGREQLGERRKEVLLDIFDEGDYIDVVMELLGVQEEDILLKMEKDKLTVFANTPNNEYREEILLPREIDAENLTKKYNNNILKIRLKKLRGRGLKTAGQDERERQ